From a single Serratia surfactantfaciens genomic region:
- a CDS encoding substrate-binding domain-containing protein: MNKTKIALFASAMMFGSLSAAQAAPVKIAVLMYGNKAEFVQLMERFGKEHPAVKSGEAVLTFYDGRYDASVQNDQAATAIQTRADAIIVNPMDFEANIDIVTNANEAKIPVVVTNARLNTDAMTSEVVSNDELGGYLEAKAVLDKLDCKNHKVNVVIIEGPKGGSGEIQRGKGNDKAIAECGAGQVTVLERKTANWSRAEAQPLMENWLQKHRGKINGVIGQNDEMALGAIEAIKGAGLNVKDFAIAGVDGVSDAIHAVQAGEMVSILQDAKGQMQGSIDVALRAVKGESYQPQSDIWKQYAKDLKWEGGTQKHYYIPWTVVTPENAQSLLDARK; the protein is encoded by the coding sequence ATGAATAAGACCAAGATAGCGTTGTTTGCCTCTGCCATGATGTTCGGCAGCCTGTCGGCTGCTCAGGCGGCCCCGGTTAAAATCGCGGTATTGATGTACGGCAACAAAGCCGAATTCGTGCAATTGATGGAAAGATTCGGCAAGGAACACCCGGCGGTGAAAAGCGGCGAAGCCGTGCTGACCTTCTACGATGGACGCTATGATGCCTCGGTGCAAAACGATCAGGCCGCCACCGCGATCCAGACGCGCGCCGACGCCATTATCGTCAACCCCATGGATTTTGAGGCCAATATCGATATCGTCACCAATGCCAACGAAGCCAAAATCCCGGTGGTGGTCACCAACGCGCGTCTGAACACGGACGCGATGACCTCTGAAGTGGTGTCTAACGATGAGCTGGGGGGATATCTCGAGGCCAAAGCCGTCCTGGACAAACTCGACTGCAAGAACCATAAGGTGAACGTGGTGATTATCGAAGGCCCGAAAGGCGGCAGCGGCGAGATCCAGCGCGGCAAGGGCAATGACAAAGCGATTGCCGAGTGCGGCGCCGGCCAGGTCACCGTGCTTGAACGCAAAACGGCCAACTGGTCGCGCGCTGAAGCGCAGCCGCTGATGGAAAACTGGCTGCAGAAACATCGGGGTAAAATCAACGGCGTGATTGGCCAGAACGACGAGATGGCGCTGGGCGCGATTGAAGCGATTAAAGGCGCCGGCCTGAATGTTAAGGACTTCGCGATCGCTGGCGTGGACGGCGTTTCCGACGCGATTCATGCGGTGCAGGCCGGTGAAATGGTCTCCATCCTGCAAGACGCCAAAGGCCAGATGCAGGGTTCCATCGACGTCGCATTGCGCGCCGTGAAAGGTGAAAGCTATCAACCACAGTCGGATATCTGGAAACAATACGCCAAGGATCTGAAATGGGAAGGCGGCACGCAGAAGCATTACTACATTCCGTGGACCGTCGTCACCCCAGAGAATGCCCAATCGCTGTTGGATGCCCGTAAATAA
- a CDS encoding TetR/AcrR family transcriptional regulator — protein sequence MGRQRSIDRDKVLDTAEEIVATQGAAGLTIDAVAKAMGISKGGVQYCFGSKDALIDAMFDRWGSAYEALFADIAGADPSPQTGVRAHMLATQSSDQTASAKAAGLMATLIQTPEHLASTREWYRSRIAGLDLTSEEGKRARLAFLATEGAFMLRYFGLMDIDQAEWETMFADMQALILADGDK from the coding sequence ATGGGACGTCAACGCAGCATCGATCGCGATAAGGTTTTGGACACCGCCGAAGAGATCGTCGCCACTCAGGGCGCCGCCGGCTTGACCATCGACGCCGTCGCCAAAGCGATGGGGATCTCCAAGGGTGGGGTGCAGTATTGCTTCGGTAGCAAGGACGCCTTGATCGACGCCATGTTCGATCGCTGGGGCAGCGCCTATGAAGCGCTGTTCGCGGATATCGCCGGCGCCGACCCTTCGCCACAGACCGGCGTGCGGGCGCATATGTTGGCGACCCAAAGTTCGGATCAGACCGCCAGCGCCAAGGCCGCCGGGCTGATGGCGACGCTGATTCAAACGCCGGAGCATCTGGCGAGTACGCGCGAATGGTACCGCAGCCGCATCGCCGGGCTCGATTTGACGAGCGAAGAGGGCAAGCGCGCGCGCCTGGCGTTTCTCGCCACCGAAGGCGCTTTTATGCTGCGTTATTTCGGTTTGATGGATATCGACCAGGCGGAGTGGGAAACGATGTTCGCCGATATGCAGGCGTTGATACTGGCGGACGGAGATAAATAA